One window from the genome of Musa acuminata AAA Group cultivar baxijiao chromosome BXJ1-4, Cavendish_Baxijiao_AAA, whole genome shotgun sequence encodes:
- the LOC135672355 gene encoding transcription repressor OFP12-like produces the protein MFGDSLYSCFSGNRRPSHSAPLPISLDARAAAATTCCSSSSSCASSVAFKNFNSLYEPGSDTETLALTLSSPAAAAAAGSSFSSSCDAPDDADAGGSCPSERDLSTAIASRRLLPASPGLSNSIVDSAAVTVGVGAGVAVPTYSPDPYWDFRRSMEEMVAALGLDAGAHRAHLHDLLLCYLALNRKHAHKYIISAFADLLLTLASAKGAPGDA, from the coding sequence ATGTTTGGCGATAGCTTGTACAGTTGCTTCTCCGGCAACCGCCGCCCTTCCCATTCTGCCCCTCTCCCGATTTCCCTGGACGcccgcgccgccgccgccaccacctgctgctcatcctcctcctcttgtGCGTCCTCCGTTGCCTTCAAGAACTTTAATTCCCTGTATGAACCCGGGTCCGACACCGAGACCCTCGCGCTCACCCTCTcttcccccgccgccgccgccgccgccggctcCTCCTTCTCATCCTCTTGCGACGCCCCTGACGATGCCGACGCCGGTGGCTCCTGCCCCTCCGAGCGCGACCTCTCCACCGCCATCGCGTCGCGCCGCCTGCTGCCGGCTTCTCCCGGCCTGTCCAACTCCATCGTGGACTCCGCGGCGGTCACCGTAGGGGTGGGCGCGGGGGTGGCCGTGCCCACCTACTCGCCCGACCCGTACTGGGACTTCCGGCGGTCGATGGAGGAGATGGTGGCGGCGCTGGGCCTCGACGCCGGCGCCCACCGCGCCCACCTCCACGATCTCCTCCTCTGCTACCTCGCCCTCAACCGGAAGCACGCTCACAAGTACATCATCAGCGCCTTCGCCGACCTGCTCCTCACCCTCGCCTCCGCCAAAGGCGCCCCCGGCGACGCCTGA